Proteins from a single region of Oryza brachyantha chromosome 6, ObraRS2, whole genome shotgun sequence:
- the LOC121054696 gene encoding probable alpha-glucosidase Os06g0675700, which translates to MATRAPPLLLCLCLCLASCSSSRSEELAAAGVTGNGYYRTEAFLVDEEGRRLRAELAAVAGAGGGSTAYGDDAQRLDVYASLETDSRLHVRIADAGRPRWEVPQDVIPRPTPEFFLQTSHPGPPVVSTASSDLAFALHTSPFRFTVSRRSTGDVLFDTSPSLVFKDRYLELTSSLPADRASLYGLGEHTKQTFRLQRNDTFTLWNSDIAAGNVDLNLYGSHPFYMDVRSAPPGGGAGAGAAHGVLLLNSNGMDVIYGGSYVTYKVIGGVLDFYFFAGPSPLAVVDQYTQLIGRPAPMPYWSFGFHQCRWGYKNVSDLEGVVAGYAKARIPLDVMWTDIDYMDAFKDFTLDPVNFPADQLRPFVDRLHRNGQKYVVIIDPGISVNKTYGTFIRAMQQDVFLKWNGSNYLGEVWPGKVYFPDFLNPRAAEFWAREIAAFRRTIPVDGLWIDMNEISNFVDPPPLNALDDPPYRIDNSGVRRPINNRTVPASALHYGGVPEYDAHNLYGFLEARATHTALLRDTGRRPFVLSRSTFVGSGKYTAHWTGDNFATWDDLRYSINTMLSFGLFGIPMVGADICGFAGDTDEELCSRWIQLGAFYPFSRDHSALGTVRRELYLWESVARSARKALGLRYRLLPYIYTLMYEAHVTGAPIARPLFFSYPGDVETYGIDRQFLLGRGVLVSPVLEPGATTVTAFFPAGRWFSLYDYSLAVSTKTGKRVTLPAPADTVNVHVAGGNILPLQQPALTSSRVRQSMFHLLVALADDGTASGDLFLDDGESPEMVGARSRWSHVKFSGATEDGGVVRVRSHVVHDAYAPSRTLVIGKVVLTGLQSPAPPKGFAVHVNGVPVNASTAAGSAAGDAKNGALGTVHVGGLSLAVGQEFDLKLVMTY; encoded by the exons cctGGAGACGGACAGCCGGCTGCACGTCCGcatcgccgacgccggccgccCGCGATGGGAGGTTCCCCAGGACGTCATCCCGCGCCCCACGCCGGAGTTCTTCCTCCAGACGTCGCATCCGGGACCCCCTGTCGTCTCCACCGCGTCCTCCGACCTCGCCTTCGCCCTCCACACCTCCCCGTTCCGCTTCACCGTCTCCCGCCGCTCCACCGGCGACGTCCTCTTCGACACCTCCCCAAGCCTCGTCTTCAAGGACCGGTACCTCGAGCTGACGTCGTCGCTGCCGGCCGACCGGGCGTCGCTCTACGGCCTCGGCGAGCACACCAAGCAGACGTTCCGGCTGCAGCGCAACGACACCTTCACGCTCTGGAACTccgacatcgccgccggcaATGTCGACCTCAACCTCTACGGCTCCCACCCGTTCTACATGGACGTgcggtccgcgccgcccggtggcggcgccggcgccggtgccgcgCACGGTGTGCTCCTACTCAACAGCAACGGCATGGACGTCATCTACGGCGGGTCCTACGTCACCTACAAGGTGATCGGCGGCGTGCTTGACTTCTACTTCTTCGCCGGCCCGTCCcctctcgccgtcgtcgaccagTACACGCAGCTCATCGGCCGTCCCGCTCCCATGCCCTACTGGTCATTCG GGTTCCACCAGTGCAGGTGGGGGTACAAGAACGTGTCAGACCTTGagggcgtcgtcgccggctaCGCCAAGGCGAGGATCCCACTTGACGTGATGTGGACGGACATCGACTACATGGACGCCTTCAAGGACTTCACGCTGGATCCGGTGAACTTCCCGGCCGACCAACTCCGGCCGTTCGTCGACCGCCTCCACCGCAACGGCCAGAAGTACGTCGTCATCATTGACCCAG GGATCAGCGTGAACAAGACGTACGGCACGTTCATCCGAGCGATGCAGCAGGACGTCTTCTTGAAGTGGAATGGCAGCAACTACCTCGGCGAGGTGTGGCCGGGGAAGGTCTACTTCCCGGACTTCCTCaacccgcgcgccgccgagtTCTGGGCGCGGGAGATCGCCGCGTTCCGGCGGACCATCCCCGTCGACGGGCTGTGGATCGACATGAACGAGATCTCCAACTTCGTcgacccgccgccgctcaaCGCGCTCGACGACCCGCCGTACCGCATCGACAACTCCGGCGTGCGCCGCCCCATAAACAACAGGACGGTGCCGGCCTCCGCGCTGCATTACGGCGGCGTGCCTGAGTACGACGCGCACAACCTCTACGGCTTCCTCGAGGCGCGCGCCACGCACACCGCGCTGCTCCGGGACACTGGCCGCCGGCCGTTCGTGCTGAGCCGCTCCACGTTCGtcggctccggcaagtacacCGCGCACTGGACCGGCGACAACTTCGCGACGTGGGACGACCTCCGCTACTCCATCAACACAATGCTCAGCTTCGGCCTCTTCGGCATCCCCATGGTCGGCGCCGACATCTGCGGCTTCGCCGGCGACACCGACGAGGAGCTCTGCAGCCGCTGGATTCAG CTTGGCGCTTTCTACCCGTTCTCGAGGGATCACTCGGCGCTCGGCACCGTCCGGCGAGAGCTGTACCTGTGGGAGTCGGTGGCGCGGTCTGCGAGGAAGGCGCTCGGGCTGCGCTACCGGCTGCTCCCCTACATCTACACGCTCATGTACGAGGCGCACGTCACGGGCGCGCCCATCGCGCGGCCGCTCTTCTTCTCCTACCCCGGCGACGTCGAGACGTACGGCATCGACAGGCAGTTCCTGCTCGGCCGCGGCGTGCTCGTGTCGCCGGTGCTCGAGCCAGGCGCCACCACCGTCACCGCCTTcttcccggccggccggtggtTCAGCCTCTACGACTactccctcgccgtctccaccAAAACCGGCAAGCGCGTCACGctgcccgcgccggccgacaCGGTGAACgtgcacgtcgccggcggcaacaTCCTGCCGCTGCAGCAACCCGCACTGACGTCGTCGCGCGTGCGGCAAAGCATGTTCCACCTCCTGGTCGcgctcgccgacgacggcacggccaGCGGGGACCTCTTCTTGGACGACGGCGAGTCACCGGAGATGGTCGGCGCGCGGAGCAGGTGGAGCCACGTCAAGTTCAGCGGCGCGAccgaggacggcggcgtggtCAGAGTCCGGTCGCACGTGGTGCACGACGCCTACGCGCCGAGCCGGACGCTGGTCATCGGCAAGGTGGTGCTCACGGGCCTGCAGTCGCCGGCGCCACCCAAAGGGTTCGCCGTTCATGTCAACGGCGTCCCGGTGAACGcgagcacggcggccggcagcgccgccggcgacgcaaAGAACGGAGCGCTGGGCACCGTGCATGTCGGCGGGCTGTCACTGGCCGTCGGGCAGGAGTTCGATCTGAAGCTCGTGATGACCTATTAA